In the genome of Pseudomonas sp. P5_109, one region contains:
- a CDS encoding LTA synthase family protein — protein MDSLKTAPMRFLLLVTGTWLAIFFLTRTVLLLTHLDEAGSGFLSVFGIGLLYDLGFIAYAALPMGLYLLLCPPALWRTRGHRWFLQGLLTVSLFAMLFTSVAEWLFWDEFGVRFNFIAVDYLVYSDEVLNNLLESYPIGTLLSILAVLAVVLSFALRKPFKAALDAPLPPLRGRLLNALGLLIVAGLSLQLLSQDAPRAQGGNAYQNELASNGPYQFFAAFRNNELDYPQFYSTLPSAVAAQQIRAELAEPNARFVGEDPQDIRRQIDNPGAPRKPNIVLVTIESFSAKYMGSNGDTRNLTPNLDALRKQSLYFNNFYATGTRTDRGLEAITLAIPPTPGRSIVKRVGRESGFASLGQQLNAVGYDSVFVYGGRGYFDNMNAFFSGNGYRIVDQSSVEESEIHFKNAWGMADEDLYNQTLKLADADYAKQQPFLLQLMTTSNHRPYTYPDNRIDIKSGNGRDGAVKYTDYAIGRFLDQARQKPWFDNTIFIFVADHTAGSAGKEDLPIANYQIPLFIYAPKLIEARETAQLASQIDLAPTLLGLLNLDYESTFFGRNLLQDNPLPPRVVVGNYQHLGLFDGKDLAILSPRQGLRRHDEALTESRESRSSADDPLITRAISYYQTASYGFKQQLLGWKAPKEGVGQVGER, from the coding sequence ATGGACTCTTTGAAGACGGCACCCATGCGTTTTTTGCTGCTGGTGACCGGCACCTGGCTGGCAATTTTTTTTCTGACTCGAACAGTCCTGCTCCTCACACACCTGGATGAGGCCGGAAGCGGCTTCCTGTCGGTGTTTGGTATCGGGCTGCTCTACGACCTGGGTTTCATTGCCTACGCGGCACTGCCCATGGGCCTCTACTTGTTGCTGTGCCCGCCGGCCCTTTGGCGCACTCGTGGCCATCGCTGGTTTCTTCAAGGTCTGTTGACCGTCAGCCTGTTCGCGATGCTGTTCACCTCGGTGGCCGAGTGGCTGTTCTGGGATGAATTCGGCGTTCGCTTCAACTTCATCGCCGTCGACTACCTGGTGTATTCCGACGAAGTACTGAACAACCTGCTGGAGTCATACCCGATCGGCACGCTGCTGAGCATCCTCGCCGTGCTGGCCGTGGTCCTGAGTTTTGCATTGCGCAAACCCTTCAAAGCTGCACTCGATGCGCCGTTGCCGCCGCTGCGTGGCCGCCTGCTCAATGCACTCGGCTTGTTGATCGTCGCCGGCCTGAGCCTGCAGTTGCTCAGCCAGGATGCCCCGCGCGCCCAGGGCGGCAACGCCTATCAGAATGAACTGGCGAGCAATGGCCCTTATCAGTTCTTCGCGGCATTCCGTAACAACGAACTGGATTACCCGCAGTTCTACAGCACACTGCCGTCGGCCGTGGCTGCCCAACAGATTCGCGCTGAACTGGCCGAGCCCAATGCCCGCTTCGTGGGTGAAGACCCGCAGGACATACGCCGGCAGATCGATAACCCCGGCGCACCGCGCAAACCCAATATCGTGCTGGTCACCATTGAAAGCTTCAGCGCCAAGTACATGGGCAGCAACGGCGACACCCGTAACCTGACCCCCAATCTTGATGCCTTGCGCAAGCAGAGCCTGTACTTCAATAATTTCTACGCCACCGGCACCCGCACCGACCGCGGCCTGGAAGCCATCACCCTGGCGATTCCGCCGACGCCAGGCCGCTCGATCGTCAAGCGCGTGGGTCGTGAAAGCGGCTTTGCCAGCCTTGGCCAGCAACTCAATGCCGTGGGCTACGACAGCGTATTTGTTTACGGCGGGCGCGGTTACTTCGACAACATGAATGCGTTCTTCAGCGGTAACGGCTACCGCATCGTGGACCAGAGCAGCGTTGAGGAGTCGGAGATTCACTTCAAGAATGCCTGGGGCATGGCTGATGAGGATCTCTACAATCAGACACTGAAACTGGCCGATGCCGACTACGCCAAGCAGCAGCCATTCCTGCTGCAATTGATGACGACATCCAACCATCGCCCTTACACCTATCCGGACAACCGGATCGACATCAAGTCGGGCAACGGCCGTGACGGCGCAGTGAAATACACCGACTACGCGATTGGTCGGTTCCTTGATCAGGCGCGGCAAAAACCCTGGTTTGACAATACAATCTTCATCTTTGTCGCCGATCACACCGCAGGCAGCGCCGGCAAGGAAGACTTGCCTATCGCCAACTATCAGATTCCGCTGTTCATCTATGCACCCAAGTTGATCGAAGCCCGGGAAACGGCACAATTGGCCAGCCAGATCGATCTGGCGCCTACTTTGCTGGGACTGCTCAATCTGGATTATGAATCGACATTTTTTGGACGTAACCTGTTGCAAGATAACCCGCTGCCACCACGGGTGGTGGTCGGCAACTATCAGCACCTCGGGTTGTTCGACGGCAAGGACCTGGCAATTTTGAGTCCTCGCCAGGGATTGCGTCGTCATGATGAAGCGCTGACCGAAAGCCGCGAATCCCGGTCCAGTGCCGATGACCCGCTGATTACTCGCGCCATCAGCTATTACCAAACCGCCAGTTATGGCTTCAAGCAACAGCTGCTTGGCTGGAAGGCGCCCAAGGAGGGTGTCGGTCAAGTCGGCGAACGTTAA
- a CDS encoding lipopolysaccharide kinase InaA family protein: MAVQCAAETEVAPQDRFDYFWNQRGEWVEEPNVRRGGESGVQRVMGSDGQLLYVKRQTGHIHRSWLHPFGRPTVLREQAALTGVTALGVRVPQIVFCGAQRDPVHKWRALLVTKSLDGFEEIEHWYAGGGRERHGEAVNDRVLKDLAENLARMHKGRWQHSCIYIKHVFVRVTGEGESAKVEIALIDLEKCRQRLTAYRAAAHDMKQLRRHSSFSDADWKKLVYFYETAFGSAIKGL; this comes from the coding sequence ATGGCAGTGCAGTGTGCAGCAGAAACGGAAGTCGCTCCCCAGGACCGCTTCGATTACTTCTGGAATCAGCGCGGTGAATGGGTAGAAGAACCCAACGTCCGTCGCGGCGGGGAAAGCGGCGTTCAACGCGTTATGGGCAGTGATGGTCAGCTGCTCTACGTCAAGCGTCAGACCGGGCATATCCATCGCAGCTGGCTGCACCCTTTCGGGCGGCCTACGGTGCTGCGCGAGCAAGCTGCCCTCACCGGTGTAACTGCGCTTGGTGTACGGGTTCCGCAAATCGTTTTCTGCGGCGCACAGCGCGATCCGGTGCACAAGTGGCGTGCATTGCTGGTCACCAAGTCACTGGATGGCTTCGAGGAAATCGAGCACTGGTACGCTGGTGGCGGCCGCGAACGTCATGGTGAAGCCGTAAACGACCGTGTGCTCAAGGACCTGGCTGAAAACCTGGCCCGCATGCACAAGGGGCGCTGGCAGCACAGCTGCATCTACATCAAGCACGTATTCGTTCGCGTGACCGGGGAGGGCGAGTCGGCCAAGGTCGAAATTGCCCTGATCGACCTGGAGAAATGCCGACAGCGTTTGACCGCCTATCGCGCTGCTGCCCATGACATGAAGCAATTGCGTCGCCACTCGTCGTTCAGCGATGCAGACTGGAAAAAGCTCGTCTATTTTTATGAGACGGCGTTTGGCAGCGCTATCAAGGGTTTATAG
- a CDS encoding multidrug efflux RND transporter permease subunit translates to MAFTDPFIRRPVLATVVSLLIVLLGFQAWSKLPLRQYPQMENALITVTTAYPGANAETIQGYITQPMQQSLASAEGIDYMTSVSRQNFSVISIYARVGSNSDRLFTELLAKANEVKNQLPQDAEDPVLSKESADASALMYISFFSKELNNPQITDYLSRVIQPKLATLPGMAEAEILGNQVFAMRLWLDPVKLAGFGLSASDVTNAVRQYNFLSAAGEVKGEYVVTSINANTELKSAEAFGAIPLKVDGDSRVLLRDVARVEMGAENYDTISSFGGTPSVYIGIKATPGANPLEVIKEVRKIMPDLEAQLPPNLKGEIAYDATLFIQASIDEVVKTLFEAVLIVIVVVFLFLGALRSVVIPVVTIPLSMIGVMFFMQMMGYSINLLTLLAMVLAIGLVVDDAIVVVENIHRHIEEGKTPLDAAIEGAREIAMPVVSMTITLAAVYAPIGFLTGLTGALFKEFALTLAGAVVISGIVALTLSPMMCAFLLRHDENPSGLAHRLDMIFESLKRRYQSMLHGTLNTRPVVLVFAVIVLCLIPVFLKFTKSELAPDEDQGIIFMLANAPQPTNLDYLNAYTDEFISIFKAFPEYYSSFQINGFNGVQSGIGGFLLKPWNERSRTQMAILPEVQSKLESIPGLQIFGFNLPSLPGTGEGLPFQFVINSANDYELLLQVVDRVKKRAMESGKFAFVDVDLAFDKPEVVVDIDRAKAAQMGVSMQDLGGTLATLLGEAEINRFTIEGRSYKVIAQVERPFRDNPDWLNNYYVKNTKGELLALSTLITITDRARPRQLNQFQQLNSAILSGVPLVSMGEAIDLVRQIAREEAPVGFSFDYAGASRQYVQEGSALWVTFALALAIIFLVLAAQFESFRDPLVILVTVPLSICGALIPLFLGWSSMNIYTQVGLVTLIGLISKHGILIVEFANQLRKDKGLTAREAVEEAAAIRLRPVLMTTAAMVFGMVPLIIATGAGAVSRFDIGTVIATGMSIGTLFTLFVLPCVYTLLAKPDKPRET, encoded by the coding sequence ATGGCTTTTACCGATCCGTTCATTCGCCGCCCGGTTCTCGCAACCGTCGTCAGCCTGCTGATTGTGCTGCTGGGCTTCCAGGCCTGGAGCAAGCTGCCGCTGCGCCAGTATCCGCAAATGGAAAACGCTCTGATCACGGTGACCACCGCCTACCCCGGGGCCAACGCCGAGACCATCCAGGGCTATATCACTCAACCGATGCAGCAAAGCCTGGCCAGCGCCGAGGGCATCGACTACATGACCTCGGTCAGTCGCCAGAACTTTTCGGTGATCTCGATCTACGCACGCGTGGGCTCCAACAGCGACCGCCTGTTTACCGAACTGCTGGCCAAGGCCAACGAGGTCAAGAACCAGCTGCCCCAGGACGCCGAAGACCCGGTACTGAGCAAAGAATCTGCCGATGCATCAGCGTTGATGTACATCAGCTTCTTCAGCAAGGAATTGAACAACCCGCAGATTACCGATTACCTGTCACGGGTGATCCAGCCGAAACTGGCGACCTTGCCCGGCATGGCCGAGGCCGAGATCCTCGGCAACCAGGTCTTTGCCATGCGCCTGTGGCTGGACCCGGTGAAGCTCGCGGGTTTCGGCCTCAGCGCCAGCGATGTGACCAACGCGGTGCGCCAGTACAACTTCCTCTCGGCCGCTGGCGAGGTGAAAGGCGAATACGTGGTCACCAGCATCAACGCCAATACCGAACTCAAGTCCGCCGAAGCGTTCGGGGCAATCCCGCTCAAGGTCGACGGCGACAGCCGTGTGCTGCTGCGCGATGTGGCGCGTGTCGAAATGGGCGCGGAGAACTACGACACCATCAGTTCGTTCGGTGGCACCCCTTCGGTGTACATCGGCATCAAGGCGACGCCCGGCGCCAACCCGCTGGAAGTGATCAAGGAAGTGCGCAAGATCATGCCGGACCTTGAGGCCCAGCTACCGCCGAACCTCAAGGGTGAAATTGCCTATGACGCCACCCTGTTCATCCAGGCCTCGATCGACGAAGTGGTGAAAACCCTGTTCGAAGCGGTGCTGATCGTGATCGTGGTGGTGTTCCTGTTCCTCGGCGCCCTGCGTTCGGTGGTGATCCCGGTGGTGACCATCCCGCTGTCGATGATTGGCGTGATGTTCTTCATGCAGATGATGGGGTACTCGATCAACCTGCTTACCCTGCTGGCGATGGTATTGGCCATCGGCCTGGTGGTGGATGACGCCATCGTGGTGGTGGAAAACATTCATCGCCATATCGAGGAAGGCAAGACACCGCTGGATGCCGCTATTGAAGGAGCCCGGGAAATCGCCATGCCGGTGGTGTCGATGACCATTACCCTCGCGGCGGTGTATGCACCGATCGGTTTCCTGACCGGCCTGACCGGGGCGCTGTTCAAGGAGTTTGCCCTGACCCTGGCCGGCGCGGTGGTGATTTCCGGTATCGTCGCCCTGACCCTGTCACCGATGATGTGTGCGTTTCTTCTGCGCCACGATGAAAATCCCAGTGGCCTGGCCCATCGCCTGGACATGATTTTCGAAAGCCTCAAGCGCCGCTACCAGAGCATGCTGCACGGCACCCTCAACACCCGGCCGGTGGTGTTGGTGTTCGCTGTGATCGTGCTGTGCCTGATTCCGGTCTTCCTCAAGTTCACCAAATCGGAACTGGCTCCGGATGAGGACCAGGGCATCATTTTCATGCTGGCCAACGCCCCGCAACCGACCAACCTGGACTACCTGAACGCCTACACCGACGAGTTCATCTCGATCTTCAAGGCCTTTCCCGAGTACTACTCGTCGTTCCAGATCAACGGTTTCAACGGCGTGCAATCGGGCATCGGCGGTTTCCTGCTCAAGCCATGGAACGAGCGTAGCCGTACCCAGATGGCGATCCTGCCCGAGGTTCAAAGCAAACTGGAAAGTATCCCCGGGTTGCAGATTTTCGGCTTCAACCTGCCGTCCCTGCCGGGCACCGGCGAAGGCCTGCCGTTCCAGTTCGTCATCAACTCCGCCAACGATTACGAATTGCTATTGCAGGTGGTCGACCGGGTTAAAAAACGTGCGATGGAATCCGGCAAGTTTGCCTTCGTCGACGTTGACCTGGCCTTCGATAAACCGGAAGTGGTGGTGGATATCGACCGCGCCAAGGCCGCGCAGATGGGGGTTTCCATGCAGGATCTGGGAGGAACCCTGGCGACCCTGCTGGGCGAGGCCGAGATCAACCGCTTCACCATTGAAGGTCGCAGCTACAAGGTCATCGCCCAGGTCGAGCGGCCGTTTCGCGACAATCCGGACTGGCTGAACAATTACTACGTGAAAAACACCAAGGGCGAACTGTTGGCATTGTCGACCCTGATCACCATCACCGACCGTGCCCGACCACGCCAACTGAACCAGTTCCAGCAACTCAACTCGGCCATCCTGTCCGGCGTGCCGCTTGTGAGCATGGGGGAAGCCATCGACCTCGTGCGCCAGATCGCCCGGGAAGAGGCGCCCGTCGGTTTTTCCTTCGACTACGCCGGCGCGTCGAGACAGTATGTTCAGGAAGGCAGTGCCCTCTGGGTCACCTTTGCCTTGGCACTGGCGATCATTTTCCTGGTACTGGCGGCCCAGTTCGAAAGCTTCCGCGACCCGTTGGTGATCCTGGTCACCGTGCCCCTGTCCATTTGCGGCGCATTGATTCCGCTGTTCCTGGGTTGGTCGAGCATGAACATCTACACCCAGGTCGGGCTGGTGACGTTGATCGGGCTGATCAGCAAGCACGGCATTCTGATCGTCGAGTTCGCCAACCAGCTACGCAAGGACAAGGGGCTGACGGCACGGGAAGCGGTGGAGGAAGCGGCGGCCATCCGCCTGCGTCCGGTCTTGATGACCACCGCGGCGATGGTGTTCGGCATGGTGCCATTGATCATCGCCACCGGTGCTGGCGCGGTCAGCCGGTTCGACATCGGCACGGTCATCGCAACAGGCATGTCGATCGGCACTTTGTTCACCCTGTTTGTGTTGCCCTGCGTGTACACGCTGCTGGCCAAGCCCGATAAACCTCGGGAAACATAA
- the colR gene encoding two-component system response regulator ColR — protein MRILLVEDNRDILANLADYLGLKGYTVDCAQDGLSGLHLAATEHYDLIVLDIMLPGIDGYTLCKRLREDARRETPVIMLTARDQLDDRLQGFKSGADDYLIKPFALSELAARIEAVMRRTQGGGRRTLQVGDLNYDLDTLEVTREGRLLKLNPVGLKLLAVLMQKSPHVLRREILEEALWGDDCPDSDSLRSHVHQLRQVIDKPFAKPLLQTVHGVGYRLAEGRNGV, from the coding sequence ATGCGAATTCTATTGGTTGAAGACAACCGCGATATCCTGGCCAACCTGGCCGATTACCTGGGGCTCAAAGGCTATACCGTGGATTGCGCGCAGGATGGTTTGTCTGGCCTGCATCTGGCGGCCACCGAGCACTACGATTTGATCGTGCTCGATATCATGTTGCCCGGCATTGATGGCTATACCCTGTGCAAGCGCCTGCGCGAAGATGCCCGCCGCGAGACGCCGGTGATCATGCTCACGGCGCGAGATCAACTGGATGATCGTCTGCAAGGCTTCAAGTCCGGTGCTGATGACTATTTGATCAAACCATTCGCCCTGTCTGAGCTGGCAGCGCGTATCGAAGCGGTCATGCGTCGTACCCAGGGCGGTGGACGAAGGACCTTGCAGGTCGGCGACCTCAACTATGATCTCGACACCCTGGAAGTCACCCGCGAAGGACGGTTGCTGAAGCTCAACCCGGTCGGCCTGAAATTGCTGGCGGTGTTGATGCAGAAAAGCCCGCATGTGTTGCGCCGTGAAATTCTTGAAGAAGCACTCTGGGGCGATGACTGTCCGGACAGCGACAGCCTGCGCAGCCATGTCCACCAGCTGCGCCAGGTGATCGACAAGCCGTTCGCCAAGCCGTTGCTGCAAACCGTGCACGGTGTGGGGTATCGCTTGGCAGAGGGGCGTAATGGAGTTTAA
- a CDS encoding class I SAM-dependent methyltransferase, with the protein MDGPIKLDFSEKYDDQHAQRYLRKHQDGLGRKLSHWRDLQLARKALALVGEPGLVLDLPCGAGRFWPMLAEKPNRVIIGADNSESMLKIATQAQPADVVKRVQPLHTSAFDIALPDNAVDSIFCMRLLHHIGEAEHRMAILREFERVSRDSVILSLWVDGNFKAWKRKRSEKTRGQEGYQNRFVLPAATVEKEFEQAGFRIQEQLDFLPLYAMWRVYVLRKR; encoded by the coding sequence ATGGACGGCCCGATCAAACTCGATTTTTCCGAAAAGTACGACGATCAACACGCACAGCGTTATCTGCGTAAGCACCAGGACGGTCTCGGCCGTAAATTGTCTCACTGGCGTGACCTGCAACTGGCACGCAAGGCGCTGGCCCTGGTGGGCGAGCCTGGCCTGGTCCTCGACTTGCCGTGCGGTGCAGGGCGTTTCTGGCCCATGCTGGCCGAAAAGCCCAACCGCGTGATCATCGGCGCCGATAACTCGGAGTCCATGCTGAAGATCGCCACCCAGGCGCAACCTGCCGATGTGGTGAAACGGGTACAACCCTTGCACACTTCTGCATTCGACATCGCCTTGCCGGACAACGCCGTCGACAGCATTTTTTGCATGCGCTTGCTGCACCACATCGGTGAAGCCGAGCATCGCATGGCTATTTTGCGCGAATTCGAGCGCGTTTCCCGTGACAGCGTGATCCTTTCGTTGTGGGTCGATGGCAACTTCAAGGCCTGGAAACGCAAGCGGTCGGAGAAAACACGTGGGCAGGAAGGTTACCAAAACCGGTTTGTGTTACCGGCCGCTACCGTAGAAAAGGAATTTGAGCAGGCGGGTTTCCGCATCCAGGAACAACTGGACTTTTTGCCGCTCTATGCCATGTGGCGAGTTTACGTATTACGCAAGAGGTAA
- a CDS encoding phosphatase PAP2 family protein: protein MSSTAVRPVPRPLNFWVCLGVPAVAAIILVLLELTSLDMDLAKLFYDPVAGDFIGRHSYFLENILHDRAKQVVIAFSVFAILGYIASFFMTRLKPLKRELGCLVLSLGLATSFVTPMKAVTAVQCPWSLEQFGGHETYSELLSPRPHTDKPGRCWPGGHAATGFTLFALFFVLRDRRPRMARAALVFAFALGSVFSIGRMMQGAHFFSHNVWTAVFCWLICLGSYYYVLYRPALKVVQETKAEPVSA, encoded by the coding sequence ATGTCATCAACCGCTGTCCGCCCCGTTCCTCGTCCACTCAACTTCTGGGTGTGCCTGGGGGTTCCCGCCGTTGCGGCGATCATTCTGGTGTTGCTCGAACTGACTTCACTGGACATGGACCTCGCCAAACTATTCTATGACCCGGTCGCGGGCGACTTCATCGGTCGGCACAGTTACTTCCTGGAAAACATCCTGCACGATCGCGCCAAGCAAGTGGTCATCGCCTTCTCGGTGTTTGCCATCCTCGGTTATATCGCTTCGTTCTTCATGACCAGGCTCAAACCGCTCAAGCGCGAGCTAGGCTGCCTGGTGCTGTCCCTGGGCCTGGCGACCTCCTTTGTCACGCCCATGAAAGCGGTGACCGCGGTGCAGTGCCCGTGGAGCCTCGAGCAGTTCGGCGGCCATGAAACGTACAGTGAACTGTTGAGCCCTCGCCCGCATACCGATAAACCGGGACGTTGCTGGCCTGGCGGCCATGCAGCCACCGGCTTTACCCTGTTTGCGCTGTTTTTCGTCTTGCGTGACCGTCGCCCACGCATGGCTCGGGCAGCATTAGTCTTCGCCTTTGCCTTGGGCTCGGTGTTCTCCATCGGGCGAATGATGCAGGGCGCGCACTTCTTCTCACACAACGTGTGGACGGCGGTGTTCTGCTGGCTGATTTGCCTGGGGTCGTACTACTACGTTCTGTATCGACCGGCGTTGAAGGTTGTGCAGGAGACAAAGGCGGAACCGGTCAGTGCCTGA
- a CDS encoding HAMP domain-containing sensor histidine kinase — protein MEFKQSLSQRIIIAFALMSALVAGAFAMGIVATVHLVEEKLISAGLGGDLQRLLLMDNVTDWSHRPEPDQLFYFSSGPGDFRLPKDLRHLEPGFHEVFRENLSYHAMVEIVDGRRYVLLQDQSDFEERERVLFAVVLVGFVLSLALAVFLGWVLARKVMAPVVRLARQVRHRDQLLGLAPPLAPDYAADEVGELAVAFDATLGRLRQALTRERLFTSDVSHELRTPLMILASSCELLLENPGLDQRGRAQVERIGRACEEMRELVQTFLMLARAQREDASMSPQQSLGQVAEGLLGLWREPIESKGLKLNFEPGKPGAEVYNATLLHAVMGNLLRNALHYTEQGFIRLTLTGTGFLVEDSGVGIPEEKREAMFEPFVRGTEKRGEGLGLGLSLVQRICENQGWSVSLTTMEPSGCRFQVELSRA, from the coding sequence ATGGAGTTTAAGCAGAGCCTTTCTCAACGCATCATCATTGCCTTTGCACTGATGAGCGCGCTGGTGGCAGGTGCCTTTGCCATGGGCATCGTGGCAACCGTGCACCTGGTGGAGGAAAAACTGATTTCGGCAGGCCTGGGCGGCGATTTGCAGCGCCTGTTGCTGATGGACAATGTCACGGACTGGAGCCATCGACCCGAGCCGGACCAATTGTTCTACTTCAGCAGCGGTCCGGGTGATTTCAGGTTGCCCAAGGATCTGCGGCACCTGGAGCCGGGTTTCCACGAGGTGTTCCGGGAAAACCTGTCGTACCACGCCATGGTCGAAATCGTCGACGGCCGACGGTACGTGCTGTTGCAGGATCAGAGCGACTTTGAAGAGCGTGAGCGGGTGCTGTTTGCCGTGGTGCTGGTGGGTTTCGTGCTCAGTCTGGCGTTGGCGGTGTTTCTCGGCTGGGTCCTGGCCCGCAAGGTGATGGCACCGGTGGTGCGCCTGGCCCGCCAGGTACGCCATCGCGATCAACTGCTGGGTTTGGCTCCGCCCTTGGCCCCGGATTATGCCGCCGACGAAGTGGGCGAACTGGCCGTGGCCTTCGACGCCACCCTCGGGCGCTTGCGTCAAGCCCTGACCCGCGAGCGGTTGTTTACCAGCGATGTCAGCCACGAATTGCGTACACCCCTGATGATTCTGGCCAGTTCCTGCGAGCTGTTGCTGGAAAACCCCGGTCTCGATCAGCGCGGCCGCGCCCAGGTCGAGCGCATCGGCCGAGCCTGTGAAGAAATGCGTGAGCTGGTGCAAACCTTCCTGATGCTGGCCCGAGCCCAGCGCGAAGACGCCAGCATGTCGCCACAGCAGTCCCTGGGCCAGGTGGCCGAGGGCCTGCTCGGTCTGTGGCGCGAGCCCATTGAAAGCAAAGGGTTGAAGCTGAACTTCGAGCCGGGCAAGCCTGGGGCCGAAGTCTACAATGCAACGCTCTTGCATGCGGTAATGGGGAACTTGCTGCGCAATGCCCTGCATTACACCGAGCAGGGCTTCATCCGCCTGACCCTGACGGGCACGGGCTTTCTGGTCGAAGACAGTGGTGTGGGCATTCCCGAGGAAAAACGCGAGGCGATGTTCGAACCGTTCGTTCGTGGCACTGAAAAGCGCGGGGAAGGCTTGGGCCTTGGGCTTTCACTGGTACAGCGGATCTGTGAAAACCAGGGCTGGAGCGTCAGTCTGACAACCATGGAACCCAGTGGCTGCCGTTTTCAGGTGGAGTTGTCCCGAGCTTGA